From Rutidosis leptorrhynchoides isolate AG116_Rl617_1_P2 chromosome 3, CSIRO_AGI_Rlap_v1, whole genome shotgun sequence, a single genomic window includes:
- the LOC139901827 gene encoding putative F-box protein At1g67623, translating to MEVTQANILETLPQDMLVKILSRVGQNSSNQLFILKLVCKSFLKLFEDPLVFKRLSLDRWRLSPWGNPKLIYLFNLCTVFGNPNAIFRLGLIGYFDPKYTELGLEFLKRASNSQLKEAVYVYGLIMFASHQIEAKQNGLQLLNETFPPVPELVVAVRIKVFDLLRQLWLFNRHPFDDVATTCPISDNDGYFPQFHGFEIVIPECMSCFWAYELGVFANRFAYS from the coding sequence atggaagttACTCAAGCGAACATTCTCGAAACTCTTCCACAAGATATGCTTGTGAAAATTTTATctcgagttggtcagaattcatccaaCCAGTTGTTCATCCTTAAGTTAGTTTGCAAAAGCTTTTTGAAGCTTTTCGAAGATCCTTTGGTATTTAAAAGGCTTTCCTTAGATCGATGGAGACTCTCACCTTGGGGAAACCCTAAATTGATTTATCTTTTCAATCTTTGTACGGTTTTTGGAAACCCTAATGCGATTTTTCGCTTGGGTTTGATAGGTTATTTTGACCCTAAATACACCGAGTTAGGGCTTGAGTTTTTAAAACGAGCTTCGAACAGCCAACTTAAAGAGgctgtttatgtttatggtttaatTATGTTTGCCTCTCACCAAATAGAGGCAAAGCAAAACGGTTTACAACTTTTGAATGAAACATTCCCACCAGTGCCGGAGTTGGTGGTGGCGGTGAGAATAAAGGTTTTTGATTTGTTGCGTCAATTATGGTTATTTAACCGCCACCCTTTTGATGATGTGGCAACGACGTGCCCTATTTCCGACAatgatggttattttccacaatttCATGGGTTTGAAATCGTGATACCAGAATGTATGTCGTGTTTTTGGGCCTATGAGTTGGGTGTTTTTGCAAACCGATTTGCCTATAGCTAG